A DNA window from Mucilaginibacter xinganensis contains the following coding sequences:
- the pyrF gene encoding orotidine-5'-phosphate decarboxylase, giving the protein MSRQYLVDQIKQKKSFLCVGLDTDVEKIPEFLKAYPDPIFEFNKRIIDATRDLCISYKPNAAFYEKHGVSGLQSLIATWKYLPADCLNIIDAKRGDMGNTSGMYAKAFFDESAAGMSFDAITLSPYMGHDAVSPYLEYKDKWVIILALTSSAGSKDFQYLTTEHGFLYEAVIQKANTWANADRIMYVVGATKSTEFTNIRKYAPDNFLLVPGVGAQGGSLADVCHYGMNKDCGLIVNASRSIIYASNGQDFAEAARAEALKIQQEMQAELEKAGII; this is encoded by the coding sequence ATATCCCGCCAATACCTGGTTGACCAGATCAAACAAAAAAAATCATTTTTATGCGTAGGGCTTGATACCGATGTAGAAAAGATCCCGGAATTTTTAAAAGCATATCCCGATCCCATATTTGAATTTAACAAGAGGATAATTGATGCCACCCGCGACCTTTGTATTTCCTATAAACCCAACGCGGCATTTTATGAAAAACATGGTGTAAGTGGTTTGCAAAGCTTAATTGCGACCTGGAAATACCTTCCGGCAGATTGTTTGAATATCATAGATGCAAAGCGTGGCGATATGGGTAATACTTCGGGCATGTATGCCAAAGCTTTTTTTGATGAATCAGCCGCTGGCATGAGCTTCGACGCCATAACATTGTCGCCTTATATGGGGCACGATGCTGTTTCGCCTTATCTTGAATACAAGGATAAGTGGGTGATCATCCTGGCGCTTACCTCATCAGCAGGCAGTAAAGACTTTCAATATTTGACAACTGAGCATGGATTTTTGTATGAAGCTGTAATTCAAAAAGCAAATACCTGGGCTAACGCCGACCGGATAATGTATGTGGTAGGCGCCACTAAAAGCACCGAGTTTACCAATATTAGAAAATACGCGCCGGATAATTTCTTACTGGTACCTGGTGTAGGTGCACAGGGCGGTAGCCTGGCGGATGTTTGCCATTATGGAATGAACAAGGATTGTGGATTAATTGTAAATGCATCCCGCTCAATTATATATGCATCAAACGGCCAGGACTTTGCTGAAGCGGCACGGGCAGAAGCATTAAAAATTCAGCAGGAAATGCAGGCGGAGTTAGAAAAAGCGGGGATTATATGA
- a CDS encoding pyridoxamine 5'-phosphate oxidase family protein has translation MDSINQQQPEENFKNLNGPEAVAKIKEIADQAKTCFFCTSIKTGVPLSTRPMAVQEVDDEGNFWFLSANDSNTNDEVAHDPFVHLLFQGSAHSDFLNIYGIASVSEDKAKIKQLWEPILKTWFTEGENDPLISIIKVEPIKGYYWDNKHGNAIAFVKMLAGAALGKTLDDSIEGELEV, from the coding sequence ATGGATAGTATTAACCAACAACAGCCTGAAGAAAACTTCAAAAACTTAAACGGCCCCGAAGCCGTGGCAAAAATTAAAGAAATTGCAGACCAGGCCAAAACCTGTTTTTTTTGTACCAGCATAAAAACCGGTGTACCTTTATCTACCCGGCCAATGGCTGTACAAGAGGTAGATGACGAAGGCAATTTCTGGTTTCTGAGTGCCAACGACAGCAATACCAATGACGAAGTAGCCCATGATCCTTTTGTACACTTATTATTCCAGGGATCTGCGCATTCAGATTTTTTAAATATATATGGAATAGCGTCAGTAAGCGAAGACAAAGCGAAGATCAAACAGCTGTGGGAACCCATATTAAAAACCTGGTTTACCGAAGGCGAGAACGATCCGCTTATCTCTATAATCAAGGTTGAGCCTATTAAAGGCTATTATTGGGACAATAAACATGGAAATGCAATTGCGTTTGTAAAAATGCTGGCTGGTGCCGCGTTGGGTAAAACCCTTGATGATTCTATTGAAGGTGAATTGGAGGTGTAA
- a CDS encoding exonuclease domain-containing protein, translating into MYAIVDIETTGGHASANGITEIAICIHNGKKVIERYSTLVNPGREIPIYISALTGITNEMVQDAPPFEDVAHDVYHLLNNKIFVAHNVNFDHSFVRYHLAAAGYELQCNKLCTVRLGRKIIPGLPSYSLGKLCRHLNINNESRHRAAGDAEATAQLFTMLLQSDKGNHISQALKQNSKEQVLPANLPKQDVESLPQTPGVYYFHDEKGKVIYVGKAKNLKKRVCSHFTGNNPGPQRQEFLRNICRISYEPCGTELVAFVLEAVEIKRLWPKYNRSLKRFEHAYSLYAFEDQRGYLRLAIDKHRKMTGAIYSCNTLFEGRSILLKLIETFGLCPKLCFIQSNNAACTGINTGNCACEGHEDMETYNTRVSLAINELNKALPTFAIRDAGRTDDEHSCLLIEKGKFYGMGYISHYYNAENLDQLKTCLTAYPGNDYIRNMVDSYAVKYPDRKMIFA; encoded by the coding sequence ATGTATGCAATTGTTGATATTGAAACGACGGGCGGGCATGCCAGTGCAAATGGCATTACCGAGATAGCGATTTGCATACATAACGGCAAAAAAGTGATTGAGAGATATTCAACGCTTGTAAATCCGGGTAGGGAAATTCCCATTTACATCAGTGCGCTAACGGGTATTACCAATGAAATGGTGCAGGATGCGCCTCCGTTTGAAGATGTGGCGCATGACGTTTACCACCTGCTGAACAATAAGATATTCGTAGCACATAACGTAAACTTTGATCATTCCTTTGTGCGCTATCACTTAGCCGCTGCAGGGTATGAACTACAGTGCAATAAACTATGTACCGTAAGACTGGGCCGCAAAATAATCCCAGGCCTTCCCTCCTATAGCCTGGGTAAACTATGCCGCCATCTAAATATCAACAACGAAAGCAGGCACCGCGCTGCAGGTGATGCCGAAGCTACTGCACAACTATTTACCATGTTGCTGCAAAGCGATAAGGGCAACCACATTAGCCAGGCATTAAAGCAAAACTCCAAAGAACAGGTATTGCCTGCCAATTTACCAAAGCAGGATGTAGAGAGTTTACCGCAAACACCCGGCGTGTATTACTTTCACGATGAAAAAGGAAAAGTTATATATGTAGGTAAAGCAAAAAATTTAAAAAAACGGGTTTGCAGCCATTTTACGGGCAATAACCCAGGGCCGCAAAGACAAGAATTTTTGCGGAATATTTGCCGCATCAGCTATGAACCCTGTGGTACCGAATTAGTTGCTTTTGTGCTGGAAGCGGTAGAAATTAAACGCTTATGGCCAAAATACAACCGCTCGCTAAAACGGTTTGAACATGCTTACAGTTTGTATGCGTTTGAAGACCAGCGCGGTTATTTGCGCCTTGCGATAGATAAGCACCGTAAAATGACCGGTGCAATTTACAGCTGTAACACCCTTTTTGAAGGACGGAGCATTTTGCTTAAACTGATCGAAACTTTTGGACTTTGCCCGAAGCTCTGTTTTATTCAAAGTAATAATGCAGCATGCACCGGAATAAACACGGGTAATTGCGCATGCGAAGGCCATGAGGATATGGAAACCTATAATACACGGGTCAGTTTAGCAATTAATGAGTTAAACAAAGCTTTACCCACGTTTGCTATACGGGATGCAGGGCGTACCGACGATGAGCATAGTTGCCTTTTAATAGAGAAAGGAAAGTTTTACGGGATGGGCTACATTTCGCATTATTATAATGCCGAGAACCTTGATCAGTTAAAAACCTGCCTGACCGCCTACCCCGGTAATGATTATATCCGTAACATGGTAGATAGCTATGCGGTGAAATATCCGGACAGAAAAATGATATTTGCATAA